In Rhodothermus marinus DSM 4252, a single genomic region encodes these proteins:
- a CDS encoding dihydrofolate reductase has translation MNQIASRRPEIVLIAALAEKNRVIGRDGRLPWHLPEDLRRFKRLTMGHPLLMGRKTFESLLEEFGGPLPGRRHLVLSRSRTYPGMANVEVYPDVEAALKAVGDVPVLFIAGGAEVYAQFLPRADRLELTLVEGDYEGDTFFPPYEHLIGSVFEEVAVERHPGFRFVTYRRRPDAPKP, from the coding sequence ATGAACCAGATAGCCTCCAGACGTCCGGAGATTGTGTTGATCGCGGCGCTGGCCGAGAAGAACCGGGTGATCGGGCGCGACGGCCGGCTTCCGTGGCATCTGCCGGAGGACCTGCGGCGCTTCAAGCGACTGACGATGGGGCACCCGCTGTTGATGGGCCGCAAGACGTTCGAGTCGCTCCTGGAGGAGTTCGGCGGGCCGCTACCCGGTCGGCGACACCTGGTGCTCTCGCGGAGTCGGACCTATCCGGGCATGGCGAACGTCGAGGTGTACCCGGACGTCGAGGCGGCGCTGAAGGCCGTGGGCGATGTGCCCGTGCTGTTCATTGCGGGCGGAGCCGAGGTGTATGCCCAGTTTCTACCCCGGGCCGATCGGCTGGAGCTGACGCTCGTCGAAGGCGACTACGAGGGCGATACGTTCTTTCCTCCCTACGAGCATCTGATCGGCTCCGTCTTCGAGGAGGTGGCCGTCGAGCGGCATCCGGGCTTTCGGTTCGTCACCTACCGGCGGCGTCCCGACGCGCCGAAG